AAACTGGGATGCTGATGAAGTGCCTTTTGGTATGGGTAAATTATTTTTTATAAATTCCGGTGGAGAATATCAAGGTTGGGCCCTTAAGGAATATGGGCCTGCGTCTGGGAATGTGCCTGTGGATGTTTATAAATTAATAAACAATAAATGGACTCTCATTCACGAAGGAGAATTGCCTAACAGTACTTCAGCATCTCCTAATCCACTTCCATATGAAGGGGAGAAAAAGAGCTTTGTTTTTTTGCCTGATGTAAAAACGGGTTTTATTACAGTGGAAAGGTGTGAACCAGGAAAATCTAGTTTATACATGACCACTGATGGAAGATATACATGGAATAAAAAAATTATTCCACTGCTTTCAAGATTTGATGAAGAATATATTTCTGTATATTCTCTTAAACTTGTTGATGGTGAAATCATTTGGCCAATATCTGCATTTGATGATGTGAGAGGGGATTTTGAGGAAGTGTTTTTAGTAAGCAAGGATAATGGGAATAGTTGGAAAGAGAAGGCTTCTTTTGTATCCAAGAATTCCCCCAGAGAGGTTTATGTAGTAGATGAAGAAAACTGGTATGTTTTATTTGAAGATGAATTATTTAAAACAAATAACGGAGGAAATACATGGGAAAAGCTAAATATTCCTCAAGGTACATTTCAAATTCAATTTATAGATAATAAAACAGTGTGGGCTTTAGCTTCAACATCGGGTGGGACAAATTTATTTTACAGTGAAAATGGCGGTTATACGTGGGATAAGAAGTTTTAAAATTTCAATTGGTGTATAAGGAGAAAATGAGGAGGATGAGAACAGAATGTATAGAAAAATAAGAGTTATTGTATTAATTGTAATAATTTATTTTATCGCTATTTTGGCTAAAAATCTGTATGAATATAGAGTAAAGACCATTGATGAAGCCATTGGATTTAATCTTGATAATGTTTATAAAGTAGAGATATTAAGAAATGAGCAACCAAAAATAACAGAAGATAAAGAAAAAATTAAAGAATTAACCGAATGGTTAAGAGGATACAAATATAAAATGAGCAGCACGGTAAAAGGAAAAATAGATTTTTCTTATTATGTAATAAATTTTTATTCTCATGTAGAGAACGGCTTTATAGCTTTTGATAAAGATAATAAAAAAATAATTATAGTAAATGGGTATACATACGATGTTTTCGATAACTCTATTGTACAGGATTATTTACAGTCTTTTTGGGAATCTATCAGATAAGGCGAAGTAAAAAATAAAATAAATTAGGAATGGAAGGATTAATATTTGTTTGGAGGTAGGTGCAATGAGGAAAACAAAAACTTTTTTACTAATCGCTTTTGCCATTGTTTTATCATTGAGTATAATTGCCCTTGGATTGTCAGTCTCGAGAGTTAGTGCAGGGGATGGGCCAAATCAATCACAGTTTGATAAAATTATTGAAAAAGTAGGCAGCTTTTTAAAGGGTAATAAAGACAAATTGAAAGTCAATGAAGGGGATGTGATTGCAGAGGCTAACGGTATACCGATATATAAAAACGAATTTGAATTGCGTAAGGGATTGACATTCGCATCGGAAGGACAGGTAAACGATATAAATAATTTTGTTTTAAATAAATTGGTGAGAGAGAAAGTAAAAGAATATCTTGCTATGAAATACAATCTAAAGGTATCTGAAGATGAAATAAATTCATATATTGAAAAAGAGAAACAACAATTTAAAGAATTTCCTGAAGCGGAGGGAAAATTGAAAGAGTTAATTTCTGCAAGTGGTATGACATATGAGGAATACTGGAACGATTATGAGAGATACAATGTAAAAAGAATGTTGCTTTTTGATAAGCTGTACAATGCGATAATCAATGAAGGAATTAAAAATGGGGAATTGAAGAAAACGGATAAAATGACCATAGAGGTGCAAAATGAGTATAAAAAGTATTTTGACAATATAATAGATCAATATGTAAAACAGGCTAAAATATCGATTGATGAAAAATATAAAGATATGTTTAGAGGCTTCAGAGTAGATTGATTTTGTAGAGGTAGGAGAGGGGAATGAAAAAATTTTTTATAATACTATTGCTCTATAGACGTTGGAAAAAATATATATTATAATAACCGTAAAGAATACTTAAGAGGTTTTACACTAAGATTTAAAAATGTATAAATTTTACAAAATATTAAAAAATATCAATTGATAATAGTAGCAATGAGAAAAAATATAAAACCTTTACCTTTTACTAGAACGCCTTTTAAACCAGATGTCCTTTGGATACGAACACATAACCTTAACTTCTACAAAATATTTTTATCCGACATCAAACTATTATTACTATGATCTTTCAAGTTATGGTTGGCTACCTGTAAGAACGGATATTTTGCATGGATATGTTTCTACTTCATGGGTAACACTTCATAGGGAGACTAGTAGTGAATGAGTGTTGATGTTAAATAATGGATATGTAAATTGATATTAAATTAAAAGAATTGAAAAGTATTACAATAACACAGAGGTATTCTTTTTTATAAAAATAAAAGAAAGGGAGAGTGTTAATGAAAGAAGAAAATGTAGAGTTTAAGATGTTTTTTATATTGTTAACTATAGATGAGAAAAATTGATAACAAATATTACCATAAAATAGATGCACTACACCTATGCTAACTGTAGTTCTGCTAAAATTTCATCAATAGGTACTTTATTATTAGCTCGCTCATACAGCCATTGAACACGCTGCTTTTGTACTTCTTTGCGTACCATTTTTATTCCTTGCCCAAATTTGCAATATTCGTCGCCTGAAGTCGTACAATACAGGTATGTCAATGATATAAGCCATAATAATCTATCTATTGATTTTGTTGATCGTACTTGATATGTATTTAGTCCAAGATTATTCTTTGTCTGCCTAAAGAATATTTCTATAGGCCATCTTTGACTGTAGTAATTTAGAATAGTCTCGGTATCTAATTCAGTATCAGTACAGATAAATGCATGTAGAGCATTTTCATTTTTAAAAGCTTTCTCAGGCCAGCACAATACTACTACAGCATTATCTATGCCATTTAAGGCTCCTTCATAGCGATATACCCAGTAATTAGAACCGTTTACTGTAACGAGGCAAACTTCGTTCTTTTCGATATATTGGGCAAAATCTTTTATCTGAATTCTGATGCCTTGTGGATAGATAATCCTGTTAGTTTTTAATGCTCCTATGAGATGGTATCCTCTTTCGAAATGTGCTTCTATTACTTTTTTGTTTATGTACCATGAATCACATAGTCCATATGCTGGTCCTTTAGGTATTGGAAGCATAGATACCATTTCACATATTCTTTCGATTTTGCTTTTGCCACCTTTTTCATAGCGCTCAATGCAGTAAGGTAATACCACATTGCCGCAAGATAGCATCATGGTAAGAAGTTGATGTCCCCAAACTTGCTTCCCTTTTAAATGTGATTGATGGAATCCTGTTGCCTGGATAGTATGTTTAGCCTGTAACGAAGGCTTTGTCTTCTCAGCAATAGTATCATCAAAAATCACAAATATCGGCTTGTTGCTAGTTTGGGATAATTCAAATATAATGCGAATAACTTCTCGCCTTATAGCTCTCCATGCATACTCTATATTCCAAACACCTTGGCTTAAGAATTTGCCAAACGTGGTTCTATGGCAATTAGCAAGGCTTAAATTAACTATATCTGTAACAGTACCACTATAACCTTTTTGAGTGGCAGCAATTATAAATTCTAAAATATGACGAATAACAGGTTTAGTAAAATATAATGCAAAATTTAATTTCATTAAGTACTGGATTATTGATGAATTTTCTGTTATTCTTTTATTATGAGACATTTGCTCCACTCCTATGATTAATATTGTTATAGGGTAACAACATATTAATACCATAGAAGCGAGCATTTGTCTCTATTTTTATTAAATTTTTTCATATAAGTTTGTTATGGTAATTTATGTTAGTGAATTTTCTCATCTATAGTTGTTAATATATATTTATTTAATCGTAGGTAACATATTGTTACAAAAGATAATCCGTATTTCAGAAGCTACATACAACCAAATAATACTTGTGTGGGGTAATCTAATTTTTTATTTCGTTTTAGGAATATTATTAACAATTCCTTTCTTTTTAAGTGAAACAAAGAAAGAAGGGAATTGGATGATAAATTATAAATGTCTATTGGCTTTTATTTTACCCTTATTTGCAGTAGTTTTTTTGTATTTTTATCCCATCTTATTGGACCTTTCTTATGTACTAGGACATGTTATTAATGCACTATCTGTGGTAGCAGGATATTCATTGATTTTTATAGTCAGCAAGAAGTAAGAAATAGCTTTAAAAATAAATTGGTACACCAACTGTGAAAATACCCCTCTGAGCTAGATTTACATCTCAGAGGGGGAGAATCAAATAGATGTTTTATAGGAAAATCAATTTAAATTTCTTATTGTTACCTTGTTTATTAGGTACTTTTTAGGTAGCCTACAATTATTTGATTTAAGCGGGGATATTCACCTATATCTTCTTCAGTTTGTACTAAAACTTCGTTATTCATTACTGCGATTACTTTTGCCCCTTTTATGTTTTCATTTAGGCTAACTATTCTGTGTTTTTGTTTCGCTTCATCAATGGAATCTGTATATAGTATTTTTCCATCTTTTATTATGGCAAAACTTGTTGCGTATTCTTCTAATTCAAATATTTCATGAGAAGAAAGTAAAATAGTGCCCTTCTTTTCATTGACGTATTGCTTTATTATTTCTATAAGTTCAAACCTAGCAGCCGGGTCAAGGTGCTGTGTAGGCTCATCCAGTATTATGAGTTTTGCATTTGTTGAAAAAGCTAATATCGCTAATATAAGGGTTTTTTGACCCCTTGAGAATTTTTGCATCTCTTCGTTTAAGTTAAAGCCATATCGGGAGAGAAAGTTTTTAAAAAACATATCATCCCATGATGGATACAGAGTTTTGTACAGTTTGTAATAGTCTCCCAGTTGTAAGTTGTTAAAGACTTTTCTGTGTTCTGTAACAAACGCTATATCTTTTTTTATAGAAGGGTGAAAAGGCTTTTCGAATATGAATATTTCGCCTGAATCCTTTTTTACTGCGTTCATTATGCATTTTAATGTTGTGGTTTTTCCTGCACCGTTTGGACCCACAAGTGCCATTATTTCTCCTTCTTCTACTTTAAAAGTTACATTGGAGAGTATTTGTTTTCCATCAATTTGTTTACTTAGATTCTTTACTTCTAATGTGTACATTAATTTTCACCGCCTTTTATTACATATGACCAGAAGCCCAAGAGACAAATGAGGGATGAGTATATCAAGGATAGAAGTAAATTTCCCTGCCGAGTAAAACTTATCAGGCTGTAAGGATTGAAGGCAAAGCTATTAATATCTGTTGTGCCCATATATCCGAAAAGTGCATCTAAGAAAACTATAAAAGCGCTCCAACCTAATCCATCCATCTCAAAGCCTGAAAAAGTCATTTGAAGTCCAAATATTGCAAGTAAAAGTATTAAACTTCTCAAAATAGGCTCAAATTTATTTATAAAAGGGACTCCTAAAAATATTTCTTCAATAGCAGAGGTTACAATCACAACGAGGCTTAAGAAAATGAGATTGTAAAGGAACAATTCTTTTTTAGAAAAAGGTAGGAAGTATAAAAGTTCTGCATTTTGATGTCTTATATCATACACTATAAAAGTGGCAGATAAAAACAAAAGTGCAATTGTTTTGATTAATATTACTGGTATGAATAGTAGAAAAGTAAGAAAAAGTATTCTTACAGTTTTCTCCTTTAATTCTTTCTGTATATAAATATCCATTTTATTTATCACTTCATTCATTTTTCCAGACCTCCTCAAAAATTAACATAGAAGTATAATAGTCTATACGACTGTTTTTCAATTTTGTGACACATTCTCTTATAATTTTTATTACACCTTCTTCTACATCAATGTCTTTCTTTATAAAATATCCTATGCCTTGCTCTGACTCTATATATCCTTCGTTTTTTAATTTTTCTAAAGCTTTTATAACTGTATTTATATTTACGTCAAATATCACCTGTAAATCTCTGACAGATGGAAGTTGACTGCCTTTTTGAAGGTTACCTAATAAAATTTCTGATTTTATCATGTTTACTATTTGTAAATATGCAGGCACTCCACTGTGTTTATCTACTTTTCTTAGCATTTTGCACCATCACTCTCTGATTAATTTTATAAGGCCTGAATTTTTTATGTCGATAGGAGCTTTGCTTTTGTTTATAATTTTTAAAGAACCGCCTGTTGCATCTATATAAAATTCACCAGTTTCATCAGGAGTATTTAAAATTTCAAGTGTTCCATTTAAAGAAGTGGCATTTATATTAAAATTATTAAATTTTGATTTTATATCAATATTTACACCAGTGGCGTCTAATATGATTTTATCAAAATCTAATTCTCCTTTTATGTTACTCCCTGTAGTATTGAGATTTAAGTTTTTACCTTTTAATTTGCCATTCAAGTCAAAACCAACAGTATTTATATAAATGTTATTTTCTGATACGATATCAGCATTTATTGTAGTTTCAACAGAGTTTATATGAATGTCTTTAATGTTTCCACTACCAATTATCTTGACTGATGTACAATCAATATCAAGGTTTTTTGCAAGTGATGTACCTAATTTTATAACATAAGTAGAATTTTTTATAGGAGAAAATTCTTCTAAATGTAAAACTTTATTATCTCCGGTTTCTATTAATCGAGAAGGATAAGACAAAGTATCGCCTTCAACAAGTTCCAACTCAATTTCTGAGGAGACTTTAATAGATATGCTATCTATGTCTTTTACTGAAATTGATTTATCCGGCAGAAAATTTTCATGAGGGCGTAAGTCAGAAATTTCATTAGAACTATTTGGGATAGTTATTGGAGGAATATTAATATGAATACCTGGAATATCAATTTTTGTACCATTGTCTTTTATAGTTTTTGTCTTAACATTAGTAAAAAATAAACCCATTCCTAAAATTGGTACGGTAATTACCATTATAAATAATACGAGTAAAACAATTGAAAGTGAAGAAGATAGCCCTTTTCTTATAGGGAAGATACTTATTAAAAGTACAAAAGATAAAATAAAAAGCAATACTTTTAAAGAAATCCATGGAGAAAGCCAAGCAATTATAACGCTTATCCCTGATGCTATTACTCTTAAAGTAATGCTCTCTTTAAAAGTTTTTACAATTGTGAGATTAGAAGTTTTGCTTGAGAATAGGAAAATAAAACCGGTTAGTAAAGCTACAAAGGACGCTAAAAATACGATAGTTTCAATTAAATTTTGATTCATAAAATGACCTCCCAAAGTTTTATAGTGTTATATAATTATATAACACTATAAAACTTTTTTGTCAATAAGTTTTAAAAAATTATTAAAACAATTTTTAAGCTAGAAAAAATAAGAAGGAATTTAAAGATCTATGTAGAAATAATAAACTTGTAGAGGTTAATCATTAAAATTTGAAGGTGGTTTAATAAAACTATACGGGAAGGGGTAGAAAATGGATTATAAGGGTTTATTAAAAAAGCTTAGTGAAAGCTACGGGGTTTCTGGGCATGAGAGAGGAATTTATGACCTCTTAAAAAAAGAATTTGAGCCAATTTCAGATGAAGTTAAAGAAGACAATTTTGGCAATCTTATTTTTAAAAAGAAGGGCACAAAAGGCAAGTACAAGGTGATGTTAGCAGCTCATTTAGATGAAATAGGCCTTATGGTGAAAGATATTGATGAGAAAGGATTTATAAAATTTACAACAGTAGGAGGGGTTGATCAGAGGACTTTTCCTTCCCAAGAAGTTATAGTTCACGGTAAAAAGGATTTGTTGGGAGTTATA
The sequence above is a segment of the Thermoanaerobacter ethanolicus JW 200 genome. Coding sequences within it:
- a CDS encoding beta propeller repeat protein, whose translation is MKKALVILIILTLLFGGCQTKREVKESNTFHKLIPNFQYFQMIDRNNGWAIGENMGENKVFITNDGGTTWVTASTSAIGDIREWFFMDSDHAWILYSNETLYKTEDRGKNWDADEVPFGMGKLFFINSGGEYQGWALKEYGPASGNVPVDVYKLINNKWTLIHEGELPNSTSASPNPLPYEGEKKSFVFLPDVKTGFITVERCEPGKSSLYMTTDGRYTWNKKIIPLLSRFDEEYISVYSLKLVDGEIIWPISAFDDVRGDFEEVFLVSKDNGNSWKEKASFVSKNSPREVYVVDEENWYVLFEDELFKTNNGGNTWEKLNIPQGTFQIQFIDNKTVWALASTSGGTNLFYSENGGYTWDKKF
- a CDS encoding SurA N-terminal domain-containing protein, translated to MRKTKTFLLIAFAIVLSLSIIALGLSVSRVSAGDGPNQSQFDKIIEKVGSFLKGNKDKLKVNEGDVIAEANGIPIYKNEFELRKGLTFASEGQVNDINNFVLNKLVREKVKEYLAMKYNLKVSEDEINSYIEKEKQQFKEFPEAEGKLKELISASGMTYEEYWNDYERYNVKRMLLFDKLYNAIINEGIKNGELKKTDKMTIEVQNEYKKYFDNIIDQYVKQAKISIDEKYKDMFRGFRVD
- a CDS encoding IS701 family transposase gives rise to the protein MSHNKRITENSSIIQYLMKLNFALYFTKPVIRHILEFIIAATQKGYSGTVTDIVNLSLANCHRTTFGKFLSQGVWNIEYAWRAIRREVIRIIFELSQTSNKPIFVIFDDTIAEKTKPSLQAKHTIQATGFHQSHLKGKQVWGHQLLTMMLSCGNVVLPYCIERYEKGGKSKIERICEMVSMLPIPKGPAYGLCDSWYINKKVIEAHFERGYHLIGALKTNRIIYPQGIRIQIKDFAQYIEKNEVCLVTVNGSNYWVYRYEGALNGIDNAVVVLCWPEKAFKNENALHAFICTDTELDTETILNYYSQRWPIEIFFRQTKNNLGLNTYQVRSTKSIDRLLWLISLTYLYCTTSGDEYCKFGQGIKMVRKEVQKQRVQWLYERANNKVPIDEILAELQLA
- a CDS encoding ABC transporter ATP-binding protein, with protein sequence MYTLEVKNLSKQIDGKQILSNVTFKVEEGEIMALVGPNGAGKTTTLKCIMNAVKKDSGEIFIFEKPFHPSIKKDIAFVTEHRKVFNNLQLGDYYKLYKTLYPSWDDMFFKNFLSRYGFNLNEEMQKFSRGQKTLILAILAFSTNAKLIILDEPTQHLDPAARFELIEIIKQYVNEKKGTILLSSHEIFELEEYATSFAIIKDGKILYTDSIDEAKQKHRIVSLNENIKGAKVIAVMNNEVLVQTEEDIGEYPRLNQIIVGYLKST
- a CDS encoding GntR family transcriptional regulator, with translation MLRKVDKHSGVPAYLQIVNMIKSEILLGNLQKGSQLPSVRDLQVIFDVNINTVIKALEKLKNEGYIESEQGIGYFIKKDIDVEEGVIKIIRECVTKLKNSRIDYYTSMLIFEEVWKNE